NNNNNNNNNNNNNNNNNNNNNNNNNNNNNNNNNNNNNNNNNNNNNNNNNNNNNNNNNNNNNNNNNNNNNNNNNNNNNNNNNNNNNNNNNNNNNNNNNNNNNNNNNNNNNNNNNNNNNNNNNNNNNNNNNNNNNNNNNNNNNNNNNNNNNNNNNNNNNNNNNNNNNNNNNNNNNNNNNNNNNNNNNNNNNNNNNNNNNNNNNNNNNNNNNNNNNNNNNNNNNNNNNNNNNNNNNNNNNNNNNNNNNNNNNNNNNNNNNNNNNNNNNNNNNNNNNNNNNNNNNNNNNNNNNNNNNNNNNNNNNNNNNNNNNNNNNNNNNNNNNNNNNNNNNNNNNNNNNNNNNNNNNNNNNNNNNNNNNNNNNNNNNNNNNNNNNNNNNNNNNNNNNNNNNNNNNNNNNNNNNNNNNNNNNNNNNNNNNNNNNNNNNNNNNNNNNNNNNNNNNNNNNNNNNNNNNNNNNNNNNNNNNNNNNNNNNNNNNNNNNNNNNNNNNNNNNNNNNNNNNNNNNNNNNNNNNNNNNNNNNNNNNNNNNNNNNNNNNNNNNNNNNNNNNNNNNNNNNNNNNNNNNNNNNNNNNNNNNNNNNNNNNNNNNNNNNNNNNNNNNNNNNNNNNNNNNNNNNNNNNNNNNNNNNNNNNNNNNNNNNNNNNNNNNNNNNNNNNNNNNNNNNNNNNNNNNNNNNNNNNNNNNNNNNNNNNNNNNNNNNNNNNNNNNNNNNNNNNNNNNNNNNNNNNNNNNNNNNNNNNNNNNNNNNNNNNNNNNNNNNNNNNNNNNNNNNNNNNNNNNNNNNNNNNNNNNNNNNNNNNNNNNNNNNNNNNNNNNNNNNNNNNNNNNNNNNNNNNNNNNNNNNNNNNNNNNNNNNNNNNNNNNNNNNNNNNNNNNNNNNNNNNNNNNNNNNNNNNNNNNNNNNNNNNNNNNNNNNNNNNNNNNNNNNNNNNNNNNNNNNNNNNNNNNNNNNNNNNNNNNNNNNNNNNNNNNNNNNNNNNNNNNNNNNNNNNNNNNNNNNNNNNNNNNNNNNNNNNNGGAAGCAGAATTCCTGCTCACCTACGAGCTTGGTGACCCGGAGCAGCTTCCTGCCCCTcagggctgcctggggctgctggctgggaggggccGGGCCattctcccctccctgctgcatccTCAGCGCCTTCTCCCTCTTGATCTCCTCCAGGGTTTTGATCCGAACCTCTCCGCTTCCTTTGGCTCTTCCCGGCTCCGCAGGCTGCGCCCTGCCCGGCATGGCTGGAGCAGGAATGTTCTGTTTCCTGGGACCGGCCTCAGCTTTGGCCCTGCTGGGGAATTCCTCgggtttttccttctcctctcccagccttttgtggtttttttccgCCAGGGCTCCCGCCAGGGATTTGGCGCGGGCGGCCGGGGAGGGTCTCGCTCCCGAATCTTCCgttttcctgctttctcctggGATTTTGGCTGGGGGCTCCCCTCGCCTCTGGTTGGCTTTTTCCAGCCGGATTTCCTCCAGGGTTTTCACCCGGATCTCCTCGATGGGCTTGGCAGCTTTGTCTGTGGGCAGAGACATCCAGGCAGGAAATGAGAGAGAGCTCCAGGAGCGGGAAACGCTCCCAGAATTCCTCCCAGCAATGAGGGAGTTTGGGATTGAGGGCTCTCGCTGCTCCTTGGACTTTAAGGATGATCCAGGGATATATTTCCCTATCGCAGAGTGCttcagcctggcctgggacattcccagggatggagcagccacagctcttctgggaattccatcccagcccctcccagggaaggattccttcccaaaatcccatctaaacctgCTCCCCAGCAGTCTGCCCCTCCATTTCCTGGGAATATTCCCTGTCCACCTCTCCTGCAGGTTCCCCTCAGGCCACAGTGAGAtcatcccaaaattcctcctcttcaggctgagcaatcccaaTTCCCTGAACAACCaacttccctccctcctttaAACCACTTGGATTGGGAACATCAGAGCCAGTCATCCTTTGAAATTCCCAAATTAAGGCTGTGTGGGAGTtcttgggaagaaaacaaaaaaggagggGTATTTCAAATCTCATCTTTACCTgtctcagtgctgctctgctcagagggAAGCCCCAGCCTCTCCTTCAGAGACTTCAGGACTtgaactgaaaaacaagaggaaaagtTAACAAGtggcaaaaaaatcccaattttggGTGGGAAATGAGACAGGAGAGAACCTCAGTGGGATTCAGAGCAACCCTGAACCCTCAATCAATGGGcaaaaacagcagaagaggaacagaaaatcCAAAGGGAAAACGTGGACAGGAAACCCAGACAGAAatcccaacagaaaaaaaaaaacctggacagaaaatcccaaacacaaatTCCCAACAGAAATTCCACGGTTTTGGTACCTGTGCCTCTCTTTGGGGCCTTGTCAGTGttgccctgcagctctgccttcctccccaGCCTGTCAGCAACGTTCCTCCTCAGGGGAAGGAAAGTTTTCCCAGCTtcaaaaagacacaaaatgagGAATTCTTTCAGAATATTCCCCCTGCAGGAGGGTTTAGAACAATCCCCCAGGAACTTGAATCCTCAtagatgaatttttaatttaatttttaaattaaattaaattttaaagtttttatttgctATCAGAATTTGCTGGTTTTGATGTAAATACTCCCCAAAAAGCTCTCACCTGTGagggttttcctttttcccagtcTGTCAGGAATGTTCAGCTGGATCACGGGGTCCTCCCCTAAAACAAGGAATAATCTTTGCTGTGCCACCAAAAGCGTTCCCAATCCCCTCATcccaaaaaaattacattttctggcTGCCAAAACACAGGAACTGAAGAAGGACTGGGAGGAGAAATGATTTTGATGATAAAACTTCCTGAGCTTTAATTCCAAACAAATTCCCAACTTTTCCAACACAAATTCAAATcgggaaaggcagcagcacatctcAATTACCTTAATTAGAAAGGATTTGATTTaggggctgtgggatgggaattttggggttaCCTTCCTTGGAGGAGAGGGTCACAGTTCTCAGCACGGTGCGGACGTTTTCCTTCTCTGGCACGGGAATGCTCCGGGCTTGGAGGGGATCCACAGCCACTCCTGAAGGACCTTCTGCATGGAAAAATCAGGATATTCAGCAAATTCTCCTTGGAATTTCCCCTTGGAATTCCAAACAGCTCAAtgccagagcagcccctccAAAAACATCAAAGTGTCCCTGCGGGATCTCTcaagttgtaaaaaaaaattccttcccttGTGAATTATCCAAGGAAAATCAGGATTAAACCCAAGGATGAACAGTGAAGGATAAGGAAGGAGGGATTTGAGGGATATTAACTCACCACcttgttttttggctttttccttGAGTTTCTTCAGTTTGATCTCTTCCAAGGTTTTTATCCCGAAATTTAAGTTGTCATCTGGAAGCACAAAATAGTTCAGGATATTGAGGTAAATCCTTCCTAAAATATTGGGAATAAAACCTGCCAACACTCGCCAGGAATTAACCAGCCCCAGAACAGGTGGGGTTTTGGAAAAGTGGCAGCTTTTTTTCACCCTCCAGGGGAAAACCCACACACTTTTTGGAGCACAAATTCATGGAGAGGGATTAAAGATTGCTGTATTCCTTGGATCTGGATTTCCACAATGCCTGAAGGGATGTTTTCAGCTATTTAAACTCTTTAAACTCCACCCAAACTCTTTCAAACTCCACCCAAACTCTTTCAAACTCCACCCAAACTCTTTCAAACTCCACCCAAACTCTTTCAAACTCCACCCNNNNNNNNNNNNNNNNNNNNNNNNNNNNNNCCAAACTCTTTCAAACTCCACCCAAACTCTTTCAAACTCCACCCAAACTCTTTCAAACTCCACCCAAACTCTTTCAAACTCCACCCAAACTCTTTTTAATCCCATTTAAACCCTGTTTTGtcccacaaaaccaaaccagaagGATTTTCCTTGTTTTGGGAATGCGATTAGGTGGGAAGGAGCTCCTGGATTCCACTCAGCATCCCTGGgttccattttattttaggaatattttggttttaattgcCAATTtctcctcccacagctcctggaatACCTTGCTTTGCACTGGGGTTGGGTTTCCTGGTGGAAATCACCCTCAGCCCGTTGTGGCTTTCTGTGGGTGGTGCCTGGACTGGGGTTTTggtttcttctccttcttcagaAAGCTGgtctggaaaggaaaatcaaacccaaaattaaattttattcaattaattattaaatttatggAGTAGGGATTTAGAccaaatttctttcatttttaggTGGTTTAATATCTCAACCCATCAAAACATTTATGCCTCTTTTCTGAGGCTGAAACCGCTGCTGAATTCACCAGTTTTGTGATTTGGATCTCGATTTAAAGCggaaataactgaaataagTTCAAGATTTCTCaccatcatcatcttcatcgTCATCTGCAGCGTTGATGACCACTGGGGGATGGGTGGGACTGGGGACATTCTCTGAGTTTTCCACCTTCATCACCCCCctgagctgtggggaggggTTGGACTGGACCGAGAGtttgttctgctgcagctgcaccatTTTCACCTCGtcctctgcagcctcagggGGGCTcggaagagtggctggaaaaggaaaaatattccaaactTTGACCCTGAAGTTGAAAATCTGATCAAAGAACTCATCTGGGTTCAGTTCTTTATTCCCCACCCATAAAGGGAttaaaggagaagggaaaaggaaccttgaaaacaaaaatcaccaaagagagagcaagaaaaaaattccaaaaatcagaatttcactCCATTCCCCTGACTACAAACTGCCCTTCAGccataaaataaatccttgagCCTCCACATTCAATTTTATGGAATATTCACCATGAATTCTTGGctattttgaggaaaaaggaGGTGAAAAACTCACTTTTGCTGGGGGGAAGGAAGAGCCCGTCCACGTAGCGCCCCTTGGTGTGGTGGAAAGCGCAGTTGTGCTTCTGGCAGCCTCCAGGTTGGTTCTCCCAGTAACAGGCGATCTCACTCCGctttttctgatggaaaaaaacacaaatccaaGCTCAGAATTCCCCCCTGCATCTGCAAACTGACTCAGTTTGTCAACAGGGTGAAGTTCATGGCGAAgagcagttaaaaatatttcagggttTAGAGACAAGGTTTggaaggctggagaaatggaatttatctggatttatttcctatcattcagctggaaaagacaGGGCACTGAGTTAAATGAATAAAGAATCCAAAACAATGGGATtattcacagggaaaaatttcaattttcagcTTTCAATTGCTGGTGAAATTCACCTGACTTTATCTTTCAGAGTTTTAGctctttctcatcttttttttcttcctccccgCCCTGTACAATTCCAAGAGCTCAGGTTTAAAGTTTGGGGCAGAAATCCAGAGAAATTCCAGCTCTCAGGAATCTGTTTCCCACCACTTTTAACGAGTGGGATCCATGTGGGTGCTCTGGCAAAAACGTTGGGAATAACAGCATTTAATACAAACATTTCCTGCTATgaaacaacttaaaaaaaattcattttttcctgtccaACTCCCAAAATCCCTGCTGGAAAAGGCCATTTATCCCCCCCTACATCCCTGGGAAGCTCTGCcagggattttttgggatttgggagggTTTTTAGGGAGCACTCACATCGATTTCCATGTGCCTGAACCTGCAGACATTCCTGAAGCACCGGCCCTCCTGCCACAGGGTGCACACGGTCTCGCTGCCCAGGGCGGCCTCGCAGTGGCGGAAGGCACAGGAATCTCCCTGAAATTCCCAGGAAATCAgcaaaaaacagggaaaaaaaaccccattcagCTTCAAAATATAAACAGGTTTGGAAAGGAGAataaacaggttaaaaaaaataatgggatGGGAAAGCAGAGGGGTTAAAAATGGGATGGGAAATGCACAGAGGTTAAAAATtggaatgggaaaataaaaaatgggatGGGAAAAGCACACAGGTTAAAAACTGGAAtgggaaaataacaaaaaaatgggATGGGAAAGCAGAGGGGTTAAAATTGGAATGGGAAAAGCACAGAGGTTAAAAATTGGAATGGGAAAAGCACACAGGTCAAAAATTGGAATGGGAAAAGCacacaggttaaaaaaatgGTGTTGGAAAGGGAAATCACCCAGCTTAAAAAAAGCCCAGTTTTCAGAACTGGGAGCTGCACAATTAATGAGTGAAGAGGAATCTGTCTCCTCACTCTTCCTGCCCTTTTATTGGGAATTCCAAAGGGAATGAAGGAATGGCAGAGCTCACCTTGTTGCAGGTGGAGTAGAAGTAGAAGTAGCAGTCGTCTCCCTGGTTGGACATGCTGCAGGAATCCTTGGGAAAGCTCCGGGTTtgctccctgccagggctctcctccagcctgggcaAGAATTGGCTTCGCTCCAAAGGCTTCTCCTGGCTTAGCAGTGacagcttctttttaaaagtaaccCTAGAGAAAGGGATGCCCAACAAAAATGGTCATTTTTAGGCAGATTTGTCCAAAACTGCAGGAATTTTGTCAGCATAAATTCTAATTTGGGACCTTAATAACAGTTCTGGGTCTTAAGTAGAGAAAAATTAAGGTGTGACCCAAAAGAGAGGCACTTCTTCAAAAATTGTGTGTAATTTTGAGTTATTAATGAtacaagaatattttattattatattatttcaCATTGTATTATTAATACCATCTGTTCTTCCACAATTGAAATGAAACTTTAATTCGAGGGTGTGACCCaatctctttaaaaatcacattacCATCACATCTTATTCCATATTATTATGGAATGATACATATATTATAAATAGAATATATATTacaaatattatataattatatgtattattatatataatgtaatgtaGTGTAATgtaataaacataataaaaacagtaagaatattataataaatataatggAATATAATGCaacaatatatattattataatagcacatatgtaatatatatacatgaaaCATATATTATTCCATATTATTAACATATGTTATTTCTTATTGAAGGTGAATTCAACTTTAATAATTAGATATTAATAACAATTACATCATGACACAACGACACCACACCTCTACAATATCTTAACATCAAACCTTAACAATAGATGCtgaaagaagattttatttaaatatttccaatatATCAGAATATTTCCAATATATCTGAATATTTCCAATATATTTCCAATACATCagaatatttccaaaatatttccaatatatttgaatattaccaaaatatttccaatatatttgaatattaccaaaatatttccaatataTCAGAATACTTCcaaaatatcagaatatttccaaaatatttccaatataTCAGAATACTTCCAAAATATNNNNNNNNNNNNNNNNNNNNNNNNNNNNNNNNNNNNNNNNNNNNNNNNNNNNNNNNNNNNNNNNNNNNNNNNNNNNNNNNNNNNNNNNNNNNNNNNNNNNNNNNNNNNNNNNNNNNNNNNNNNNNNNNNNNNNNNNNNNNNNNNNNNNNNNNNNNNNNNNNNNNNNNNNNNNNNNNNNNNNNNNNNNNNNNNNNNNNNNNNNNNNNNNNNNNNNNNNNNAATACTTCCAATATATTTCcaaaatatcagaatatttccaaaatatttccaatagATTTAAATATTCCCAAAACATTTCCAATACACTGGAATATTTCCACAGTATTTCCACTGTTAATTGGAAATATTTGGATTCATCACACTGAGCATTCCGGCGCTATCCCAGCTCCGCAATcccagattttttcccccaatccCAGAGGATTTTGGAGCTCACCCACCTGgccaggctgagcacagccttTGATCTTCCCAGCCATGCGGTTCCCCTCTCCTGTAGGCCGAAGGGATCCGTCAATGAATAACAAAGGggcagaaagaattttttctgtgttttttttttttgtgttttttcctcctgacaaTTCCAAGGGAACCTCTCAGCCAACAATTCCAAACTCTGAGGCGCTCTCAGAACAATCTGACAACTAATGGAGGAATTGAGTCCATGGCAAAAGTGGCACGCTGGAGACAGCCAGGGATATTTTagctcttccaaaaaaaaatataaaaaataaaaaaacaaaaccaaaaagaaccataaaaaaaaaaaaacaacaaaaatttttttttaaaaaatgccccagcgccttttttttgttttaaagatgaaCTCGGGATTCAAAGTGGCTGCAAAAAT
The Parus major isolate Abel chromosome 26, Parus_major1.1, whole genome shotgun sequence DNA segment above includes these coding regions:
- the ZC3H11A gene encoding zinc finger CCCH domain-containing protein 11A; this encodes MSNQGDDCYFYFYSTCNKGDSCAFRHCEAALGSETVCTLWQEGRCFRNVCRFRHMEIDKKRSEIACYWENQPGGCQKHNCAFHHTKGRYVDGLFLPPSKTTLPSPPEAAEDEVKMVQLQQNKLSVQSNPSPQLRGVMKVENSENVPSPTHPPVVINAADDDEDDDDQLSEEGEETKTPVQAPPTESHNGLRVISTRKPNPSAKQDDNLNFGIKTLEEIKLKKLKEKAKKQGEGPSGVAVDPLQARSIPVPEKENVRTVLRTVTLSSKEGEDPVIQLNIPDRLGKRKTLTAGKTFLPLRRNVADRLGRKAELQGNTDKAPKRGTVQVLKSLKERLGLPSEQSSTETDKAAKPIEEIRVKTLEEIRLEKANQRRGEPPAKIPGESRKTEDSGARPSPAARAKSLAGALAEKNHKRLGEEKEKPEEFPSRAKAEAGPRKQNIPAPAMPGRAQPAEPGRAKGSGEVRIKTLEEIKREKALRMQQGGENGPAPPSQQPQAALRGRKLLRVTKLVGEQEFCF